A region from the Pseudomonas sp. KU26590 genome encodes:
- a CDS encoding NCS2 family permease, with translation MLERLFQLNAHNTNVRTEILAGVTTFLAMAYILFVNPSILGETGMDKGAIFVATCLAAAIGSTVMGLIANYPIALAPGMGLNAFFTYTVVLHMGHTWQVALGAVFISAVMFFLLSIFRIREWIINSIPLPLRSAIAAGIGLFLALIALHNAGIVVTNPATMVGLGDLAKPAPILAALGFALIVALEALKVRGAVLIGILAVTIISIVMGFSPFGGVVSMPPSLAPTFLQLDIPGALNIGLVSVIFSFLFVDLFDNSGTLIGVAKRAGLMGKDGHMPKMGRALIADSTAAMAGSLLGTSTTTSYIESAAGVSAGGRTGLTAIVVAVLFLLALFFAPLAGSVPAFATAPALLFVAVLMTSGLAEINWDDITEAAPVVITALAMPFTYSIANGIAFGFISWTVIKLLSGRARELNSALVVLSILFVIKLGFYP, from the coding sequence ATGCTGGAGCGGTTGTTTCAACTCAATGCACATAACACCAATGTGCGCACCGAAATTCTGGCCGGGGTCACGACCTTTCTGGCCATGGCCTACATCCTGTTCGTGAACCCGAGCATCCTTGGCGAAACCGGCATGGACAAGGGCGCGATCTTTGTCGCCACCTGTCTGGCCGCGGCCATTGGTTCGACCGTGATGGGCCTGATCGCCAACTACCCGATTGCCCTCGCGCCGGGCATGGGCCTGAACGCCTTCTTCACCTACACCGTCGTGCTGCACATGGGCCACACCTGGCAAGTGGCGCTGGGCGCGGTGTTCATTTCGGCGGTGATGTTTTTCCTGCTGTCGATCTTCCGCATCCGCGAATGGATCATCAACAGCATCCCGCTGCCGCTGCGCTCGGCCATCGCTGCCGGTATCGGCCTGTTCCTGGCGCTGATTGCCCTGCACAACGCCGGCATCGTGGTCACTAACCCGGCAACGATGGTCGGCCTGGGCGATCTGGCCAAACCGGCACCGATTCTTGCGGCCCTGGGGTTCGCGCTGATCGTCGCCCTGGAAGCCCTGAAAGTGCGCGGCGCCGTGCTGATCGGCATTCTGGCCGTCACCATCATCTCTATTGTGATGGGCTTCTCGCCGTTTGGCGGCGTGGTATCGATGCCGCCTTCGCTGGCACCGACCTTCCTGCAACTGGACATTCCCGGCGCACTGAACATCGGTCTGGTCAGCGTGATTTTCTCTTTCCTGTTTGTCGACCTATTCGATAACTCCGGCACCCTGATCGGCGTCGCCAAGCGCGCGGGCCTGATGGGCAAGGACGGCCACATGCCGAAGATGGGCCGTGCGCTGATCGCCGACAGCACCGCGGCAATGGCCGGCTCTCTGCTGGGCACCTCGACCACCACCAGTTACATCGAATCGGCGGCGGGCGTGAGCGCCGGTGGGCGAACCGGTCTGACGGCCATCGTGGTGGCGGTGTTGTTCTTGCTGGCGTTGTTTTTCGCACCACTGGCCGGCAGCGTTCCGGCATTCGCCACTGCCCCTGCCCTGCTGTTCGTGGCCGTGTTGATGACCTCGGGCCTGGCCGAAATCAACTGGGACGACATCACTGAAGCGGCACCGGTGGTGATCACCGCGCTGGCCATGCCATTCACCTATTCGATCGCCAACGGCATCGCTTTTGGCTTCATTTCCTGGACCGTGATCAAGCTGTTGTCAGGCCGGGCCCGCGAGCTGAATTCGGCGCTGGTCGTGCTGTCGATCCTGTTCGTGATCAAGCTGGGCTTTTATCCATGA
- the trmA gene encoding tRNA (uridine(54)-C5)-methyltransferase TrmA: MSSTFDPASYTAQLDAKAARLRELLAPFEAPEPQVFDSPREHYRLRAEFRLWRDDGKRHYAMFTPGDKHTPILINDFPIASQQINALMPVLRDRWEASKTLNHKLFQVDFLTTLAGEGMITLCYHRPLDDAWQVEAEQLAADLKVSVIGRSKGQRLVIGRDYVTEELEVAGRTFSYRQPEGAFTQPNGTVNQKMLSWAYDALGDRDDDLLELYCGNGNFTLPLATRVRKVLATEISKTSVNAALSNLADNGVDNVSLVRLSAEELTEALNEVRPFRRLAGIDLKSYDFGSVFVDPPRAGMDPDTCELTRRFERILYISCNPETLAANIAQLHDTHRVERCALFDQFPYTHHMESGVLLVRR, translated from the coding sequence ATGAGTTCTACGTTCGACCCTGCAAGCTATACCGCTCAGCTCGATGCGAAGGCCGCGCGCCTGCGCGAGTTGCTGGCGCCTTTCGAGGCGCCGGAACCTCAGGTCTTCGATTCGCCGCGCGAGCATTACCGCCTGCGCGCCGAGTTCCGCCTGTGGCGCGACGACGGCAAGCGTCACTACGCCATGTTCACGCCGGGCGACAAGCACACGCCGATCCTGATCAATGACTTCCCCATCGCCAGCCAGCAGATCAACGCGCTGATGCCGGTGCTGCGGGATCGTTGGGAGGCGAGCAAGACGCTCAATCACAAGCTGTTTCAGGTGGACTTTCTGACCACGCTGGCCGGCGAGGGCATGATCACCCTGTGCTATCACCGCCCGCTGGATGACGCCTGGCAGGTCGAGGCCGAGCAATTGGCGGCTGATCTGAAGGTCAGCGTGATCGGCCGTTCGAAAGGTCAGCGTCTGGTGATCGGTCGCGATTACGTGACCGAGGAGCTGGAAGTCGCCGGTCGCACCTTTAGCTATCGCCAGCCGGAGGGCGCGTTCACCCAGCCCAATGGCACGGTGAACCAGAAAATGCTGAGCTGGGCGTATGACGCGCTGGGCGACCGCGACGACGATTTGCTGGAGCTGTATTGCGGCAACGGCAACTTCACGCTGCCGTTGGCGACCCGCGTGCGCAAGGTGCTGGCGACCGAGATCAGCAAGACGTCGGTCAATGCGGCGCTGAGTAACCTGGCGGACAACGGTGTGGATAACGTGTCGCTGGTGCGCCTGTCGGCTGAAGAGCTGACCGAAGCCCTGAATGAGGTGCGCCCGTTCCGTCGTCTGGCCGGTATCGATCTGAAAAGCTACGACTTCGGCAGCGTGTTCGTCGACCCGCCCCGCGCCGGCATGGACCCGGACACCTGTGAACTGACGCGACGTTTCGAGCGCATCCTGTACATCTCGTGCAACCCGGAAACCCTGGCCGCCAACATCGCACAGCTGCACGACACCCACCGGGTCGAGCGGTGCGCGCTGTTTGATCAGTTCCCGTATACCCATCACATGGAGTCGGGGGTTTTGCTGGTTCGCCGCTGA